A window of the Gossypium arboreum isolate Shixiya-1 chromosome 2, ASM2569848v2, whole genome shotgun sequence genome harbors these coding sequences:
- the LOC108466620 gene encoding 3,9-dihydroxypterocarpan 6A-monooxygenase-like, whose translation MADVGDHAILVTICLATIFLFLAIFVKTRAKGRRPPSPPALPIIGHLHLLRPIPHRGLHKLSTRYGPIVSFYLGSKHCVVVSSPEIAEEFLRTNETSYLDRPKMANFDYLTYGTSDFSTAPYGPRWKLMKKLCMSEVLGPRTLEKLLPIRREEIRSFLKMIKNKAEIGGSVDVVAELMTLTNNTISRMTVSHRCSSDANKADEIRKMMREMNDLGTKFNLADIIWFCKNLDLQGFKKRLLEVRHRYDTMMERIIKEHEEERKKRKKRNESGDEVKDLLDILLDVYEDESSEVKLTRENVKAFILNLFGAGTDTSSTTMGWGLAEILNNPDVMEKAREEIDCVVGKKRILEESDVGNLPYLQAIVKETLRLHPSGPFIVRESTKSCVIAGYEIPADTRLYVNVWSLGRNPKQWKNHREFRPERFLNSEEWQARSPWMLDVMGNDFNLLPFGSGRRSCPGAALALSIVSTVLGCMIQCFEWKLGDGAGNVDMEEKNGMTLLRANDLICFPVARLNPFPSI comes from the exons ATGGCTGATGTAGGAGATCATGCTATACTTGTCACAATATGCCTAGCAACCATTTTCTTGTTCCTAGCCATCTTTGTGAAGACTCGGGCAAAGGGCCGACGGCCACCGAGCCCTCCAGCCTTACCGATCATCGGACATCTCCACCTTCTTCGCCCTATACCACACCGAGGTCTTCACAAGCTCTCAACCCGCTATGGACCAATAGTATCCTTCTACCTCGGCTCCAAACATTGTGTCGTTGTTTCATCTCCGGAAATAGCAGAAGAATTCCTTAGAACTAATGAAACATCTTATTTGGACCGCCCTAAAATGGCCAACTTCGATTACCTTACCTATGGCACGTCTGATTTTTCGACCGCGCCGTATGGACCACGTTGGAAGTTGATGAAAAAGCTTTGCATGTCTGAAGTACTTGGTCCCCGGACATTAGAGAAGCTCCTTCCAATTAGACGTGAAGAGATAAGGTCATTTCTCAAAATGATCAAAAACAAAGCTGAAATAGGAGGATCTGTTGATGTTGTAGCTGAGCTTATGACATTGACCAATAACACAATATCCAGAATGACGGTCAGTCATCGATGTTCTAGTGACGCGAACAAAGCTGACGAAATAAGGAAAATGATGAGAGAGATGAATGACCTTGGCACAAAGTTTAATTTAGCTGATATTATTTGGTTTTGTAAGAACTTGGATTTGCAGGGTTTTAAGAAAAGACTACTGGAAGTTCGGCACCGGTATGATACAATGATGGAAAGAATCATAAAAGAGCATGaagaagaaaggaagaaaaggaagaaaaggaatGAAAGTGGTGATGAAGTGAAAGATTTACTCGATATTTTGCTTGATGTTTATGAAGATGAGAGCTCAGAGGTCAAATTAACAAGGGAAAACGTCAAGgctttcattttg AATTTATTTGGGGCTGGCACTGATACATCATCAACAACAATGGGATGGGGACTTGCAGAGATACTTAATAACCCAGACGTTATGGAGAAAGCAAGAGAGGAAATCGATTGTGTTGTTGGGAAGAAGAGAATATTAGAGGAATCAGATGTTGGCAACTTGCCTTACTTACAAGCTATAGTGAAAGAAACACTAAGGCTTCATCCCAGTGGACCATTTATTGTAAGAGAATCAACTAAATCTTGTGTTATTGCTGGTTATGAAATCCCAGCAGATACTCGTCTGTATGTTAATGTATGGTCACTTGGAAGAAACCCAAAACAGTGGAAGAACCACCGTGAGTTCCGACCAGAGAGGTTTCTTAACAGTGAAGAATGGCAAGCGAGGAGTCCATGGATGTTAGATGTGATGGGAAACGATTTTAATCTTTTGCCATTTGGGAGTGGAAGAAGAAGCTGTCCTGGTGCTGCACTAGCACTCAGCATTGTATCAACTGTCCTTGGTTGTATGATACAGTGCTTTGAATGGAAGCTTGGGGATGGTGCTGGCAACGTTGACATGGAAGAGAAGAATGGGATGACTCTACTTAGGGCAAATGACTTGATTTGTTTCCCAGTAGCCAGGCTTAATCCATTTCCCTCTATTTGA